One genomic region from Spirulina subsalsa PCC 9445 encodes:
- a CDS encoding elongation factor G, with protein sequence MNQNILDRSRNVALVGPYSSGKTTLLESLLSVSGAITRKGTIKDGNTVGDGSPEARDRAMTVEVSVASSTYQDISFTFLDCPGSVEFAQETYNALVGAGAAIVVCEADIAKVLTLAPLFKMLDDWEIPHLVFVNKLDRCKDSFMEILHALKAVSSRPLVPQQYPIRQDTELVGYIDLVTEQAYQYHAGSPADPIPFPDHLKDDEKAARDEMLEVLADFDDHLLEELLEEINPPKEEILKDLKQDLSADLVVPVFLGIAEQDYGVRPLLDALVEEAPHPGVTAERRGLKPEAPGDVIAQVLKTYYTPQGGKLSLVRVWQGELNDGMSLNGVRVGGIYRLMGQQQESVTQAYTGQIVALSRMEGVLTGDTLTSGDLNKLKPLPKADKLEPVYALAITPEHRKDEVKLSSALGKLLEEDPALHWEQHGDTREIILWGQGEIHIKVSLDRLRRKYNLPMTTHLPRIPYKETIRGSFKSHGRYKHQSGGHGAFGDVHLEISPLSRGEGFKFTDTIVGGVVPKQYIPGVETGVREYLVQGPLGFPVVDVLVNLSDGSYHTVDSSEQAFKQAARVAMTEGMPKCNPVLLEPILLVKVLVPNEFTSKGLQLVTGRRGQILGYESLEGWQNWDQVTAHLPQAEMQNFIIELRSLTLGVGFFHWEYDHLQEVPDRLAENVLAQNSAT encoded by the coding sequence ATGAATCAAAACATCCTAGACCGCAGCCGTAATGTCGCCCTTGTGGGGCCTTACTCTAGCGGTAAAACTACCCTACTCGAAAGCCTGCTGTCAGTATCCGGCGCGATCACGCGCAAAGGCACCATCAAAGACGGGAACACCGTTGGGGATGGCAGTCCAGAAGCCCGCGATCGCGCCATGACTGTAGAAGTGTCCGTTGCCAGTAGTACCTATCAAGACATCTCCTTTACTTTTCTGGATTGTCCGGGCTCCGTAGAATTCGCCCAAGAAACCTACAACGCCCTCGTCGGTGCCGGGGCCGCCATTGTAGTCTGTGAGGCCGATATAGCCAAAGTCCTCACCCTCGCCCCCCTATTCAAAATGTTAGATGATTGGGAAATTCCCCATCTTGTCTTTGTCAACAAACTAGATCGTTGCAAAGACAGCTTTATGGAGATTCTCCACGCCCTCAAAGCCGTTTCCAGTCGTCCCCTCGTTCCCCAACAATATCCCATTCGCCAAGACACCGAATTAGTGGGCTATATTGATTTAGTCACCGAACAGGCCTATCAGTACCATGCAGGCAGTCCCGCAGATCCCATTCCCTTCCCCGACCATCTCAAAGACGACGAAAAAGCCGCCCGGGACGAAATGTTAGAAGTCTTAGCCGACTTTGATGATCATTTACTCGAAGAACTCCTAGAAGAAATTAATCCACCCAAAGAAGAAATTCTCAAAGACCTCAAACAAGATTTAAGCGCGGATTTGGTGGTTCCCGTTTTCTTGGGCATTGCAGAACAAGATTATGGCGTGCGCCCCCTCCTCGATGCCTTAGTAGAAGAAGCCCCCCATCCCGGTGTCACCGCAGAACGTCGCGGCCTGAAGCCTGAAGCCCCCGGTGATGTAATTGCCCAAGTGTTAAAAACCTACTACACCCCCCAAGGCGGCAAACTCTCCCTCGTGCGGGTATGGCAAGGAGAACTGAATGATGGAATGTCCTTAAATGGCGTGCGCGTCGGCGGGATTTATCGCCTGATGGGACAACAACAAGAATCCGTCACCCAAGCTTACACAGGGCAAATTGTCGCCTTGAGTCGGATGGAAGGCGTCTTAACCGGAGATACCCTAACCAGTGGGGATCTTAACAAACTAAAACCCCTGCCCAAAGCCGATAAACTCGAACCCGTGTATGCTTTGGCCATTACCCCAGAACATCGCAAAGATGAAGTGAAACTCAGTTCTGCCTTGGGTAAATTGTTAGAAGAAGATCCCGCCCTCCATTGGGAACAACACGGCGACACCCGGGAAATCATCCTCTGGGGCCAAGGGGAGATTCATATTAAAGTGTCTCTTGACCGTCTGCGTCGCAAGTATAACTTGCCCATGACAACCCATTTACCCCGCATTCCCTATAAAGAAACCATCCGGGGCAGCTTTAAGTCTCACGGACGCTATAAACACCAAAGCGGTGGTCATGGTGCCTTTGGGGATGTGCATTTAGAAATTAGCCCCCTCAGTCGTGGGGAAGGGTTCAAGTTTACCGATACCATCGTGGGCGGTGTGGTGCCCAAACAATACATTCCGGGTGTGGAAACCGGGGTGCGGGAGTATTTGGTGCAAGGACCTCTGGGTTTCCCGGTGGTGGATGTGTTGGTGAACTTAAGTGATGGGTCTTATCACACCGTAGACAGTTCAGAACAGGCTTTTAAACAAGCGGCACGGGTAGCCATGACGGAAGGAATGCCCAAGTGTAACCCGGTGTTGTTGGAACCCATCCTGTTGGTGAAAGTCTTGGTTCCCAATGAGTTCACCTCTAAAGGGTTACAGTTAGTCACGGGACGACGGGGCCAAATTCTGGGTTATGAAAGCTTAGAGGGTTGGCAGAATTGGGATCAGGTGACAGCCCACTTGCCTCAAGCGGAAATGCAGAACTTTATTATTGAGTTGCGATCGCTCACTCTCGGCGTTGGTTTCTTCCATTGGGAGTATGACCACCTGCAAGAGGTTCCCGACCGATTGGCAGAAAATGTCCTCGCCCAAAATAGTGCAACTTAG
- a CDS encoding YdcF family protein, with protein sequence MFLYLSKLLPVFLYPIGLTCVLLGVAFVLGWRQSRWTPLPLALAFLVLMISGNGWVNARLVTSLEWQHIPPAELPQADAIVVLGGGIKPKLPPRPMMDLSDKGDRVIYAAQLYREGKAPLIIASGGRIDWSGQFPPESEDMAEFLQMLGVPPDAIIQEPRSLNTYQNALFTREILVERGIERILLVTSALHMPRSYLIFQRQGIEAIPAPTDFLATFPTGNSGPVSFGARLLSWLPDTERVATTTEVLKEYLGLLVYRLRGWL encoded by the coding sequence ATGTTCCTTTACCTCTCTAAACTACTGCCTGTTTTCCTGTACCCCATTGGCTTAACCTGTGTTTTGTTAGGAGTCGCGTTTGTTTTGGGCTGGCGACAATCCCGTTGGACTCCTCTCCCGTTGGCGCTGGCCTTTTTAGTTTTAATGATATCGGGCAATGGTTGGGTCAATGCCCGTTTAGTAACCAGTTTAGAGTGGCAACATATTCCCCCGGCCGAACTGCCTCAAGCCGATGCCATTGTAGTGTTAGGGGGTGGGATCAAACCGAAATTACCCCCGCGGCCGATGATGGATTTGAGTGACAAAGGCGATCGCGTTATCTATGCTGCCCAACTCTACCGAGAAGGCAAAGCCCCCCTCATTATCGCCTCTGGGGGGCGCATTGACTGGTCTGGTCAATTCCCCCCAGAATCCGAAGACATGGCCGAATTTCTACAAATGTTAGGCGTTCCCCCCGACGCCATCATCCAAGAACCCCGTTCCCTCAACACCTATCAAAACGCCCTTTTTACCCGAGAAATCTTAGTCGAGCGAGGAATTGAACGAATTTTATTAGTCACCTCCGCCCTCCATATGCCCCGTTCCTACTTAATCTTCCAACGGCAAGGTATAGAAGCCATCCCCGCCCCGACGGATTTTCTCGCCACCTTCCCCACCGGGAATTCCGGCCCCGTGAGTTTCGGCGCTCGTCTCCTCAGTTGGCTCCCCGACACAGAGCGCGTCGCCACCACAACGGAAGTTTTGAAGGAGTATCTGGGTTTATTGGTGTATCGGTTGCGAGGTTGGTTGTAA
- a CDS encoding molybdenum cofactor biosynthesis protein MoaE yields the protein MSLANTDQFKITFAPLELAEVYRLADDPGNGAIVVMSGTVRNNTEGKEVRFLEYQAYEPMAIAIFQDIAQNIRREWPATNQVIIHHRTGRLQIGEISVLVAVGCPHRGEAFAACQYAIDTLKHNAPIWKKEHWVDGSSQWVSIGSCN from the coding sequence ATGTCTTTAGCGAACACGGATCAATTTAAAATTACGTTTGCTCCCCTAGAACTAGCGGAAGTCTATCGTCTCGCCGATGATCCGGGCAATGGGGCTATTGTTGTGATGAGTGGGACAGTGCGCAACAACACGGAGGGTAAGGAGGTAAGGTTTCTAGAGTATCAGGCCTATGAACCGATGGCGATCGCAATTTTCCAAGATATCGCCCAAAATATCCGTCGAGAGTGGCCTGCAACCAATCAGGTGATCATTCATCATCGCACCGGACGGCTACAGATTGGGGAAATTAGCGTCCTCGTAGCTGTCGGATGTCCCCATCGTGGGGAAGCGTTTGCCGCTTGTCAGTATGCCATTGATACCTTAAAGCACAATGCACCTATCTGGAAAAAAGAACACTGGGTAGATGGTTCCAGTCAGTGGGTGAGTATTGGGTCTTGTAACTAG
- a CDS encoding transposase encodes MLATSDGLILPRPKFLDKARRKIKLLQRRLRNKNKGSNKWQKLQHRIALLHEAVANRRKDYHFKLAYQLCDGVGSKTAWINCGRCARGQTAQSWRSVGDFGLDKSLYGNPSLSAMGGSINSP; translated from the coding sequence ATGCTGGCAACTTCCGATGGTTTGATTCTTCCTAGACCGAAGTTTTTAGATAAAGCACGGCGTAAGATTAAATTACTACAAAGAAGGCTTAGGAATAAAAACAAAGGGTCTAATAAATGGCAGAAGCTACAGCATCGGATCGCTCTATTACATGAAGCCGTAGCCAACAGAAGAAAGGATTACCATTTCAAATTAGCCTATCAACTCTGTGATGGAGTCGGTAGTAAAACAGCGTGGATTAACTGCGGTCGGTGCGCCCGTGGTCAAACAGCCCAGTCATGGCGTTCTGTCGGGGACTTCGGTCTAGATAAGAGTCTATATGGGAATCCCTCGCTTTCAGCGATGGGAGGTTCAATCAACAGCCCCTAG
- a CDS encoding zinc-dependent metalloprotease — translation MKRIRFWFGLTLWFLVGLLMVFFLVPLPLQAQLSPPWPIARTQSQSFEDLVQGKREKEGLFRLYYGAGKLYLEIQPEQLNRDYLLITSLASGIGEDRLVTGFPIRSFLFRFRRVNNQIQFVLPNLSFRVSQDPAVERSVQQSFSDSVLQVLPVAATHPTRNSILVDFTRLLLSQDDVSGLANSLGANYSIDSDKSYLNKVRAFPENIELNVVYGFSSGSRGPLPIPSIPDPRSFNLGVHYSISQLPQDNRYVPRLADDRVGYFINTYQDVGDTRSRDPVVRYIRRWRLEPQDPLALSSRPVKPIVFWLENTIPMEYREAVRDGVLAWNKAFERAGFQEAIVVKQMPDDATWDPADVRYNTVRWSSTSSSGILGIGPSQMNPLTGEILAADVVINGNVLRYLQDQFQNLPGLHQGLEDSLFTEDWCRQGLGFQQYWGQSTEGWSEQGEPQKVSPLEHLMTDYDLCYGFGALEQANMGMVGMTLLGDVIPRQAAREQYINQFLRFLVAHEIGHALGLRHNFHGSTLLRPEELNNTEVTHDKGLVSSMMDYVGVNLAPPGTPQGDFFPVVVGPYDGWAIEYGYKYSGALVSGAERQFLDEIASESSRPEFAYATDEDLFGFQDPNVNAFDLSGDVLRFAQWQLENSRRMWQQLERRYPVAGDRYSDMRARFNQIFSYYSRQVSFISNFIGGRSFNRDRPGRPNSRLPFQQVSLQQQREALNLLQKYLFSTEGFSFSPGLLNQLAPSRWPGVGQPVPLLNLDYPIHDNILALQGRILRSLLSPQRLSRLRDQELKSPQEALSLPELYDTLQAGIWSEVLDAQRSGVNISSLRRSLQREHLQILGAMVLGRSPVPEDARTLAWYELRQLQGAINRVLGRFGGQLDAYTRAHLSETGDRITGLLSATFERVSVDL, via the coding sequence ATGAAAAGAATTCGCTTTTGGTTCGGTTTAACACTCTGGTTTCTGGTTGGGTTGTTGATGGTGTTTTTCCTGGTGCCTCTACCTCTACAAGCCCAATTATCCCCGCCTTGGCCAATCGCCCGCACTCAGAGCCAATCTTTTGAAGACTTGGTGCAAGGCAAGCGGGAAAAAGAGGGACTGTTTCGGCTCTATTATGGTGCAGGGAAACTTTATCTGGAAATCCAACCGGAACAACTCAATCGAGATTATCTCTTAATTACGTCCTTGGCCAGTGGAATTGGGGAAGATCGGTTAGTCACAGGGTTTCCGATTCGGAGTTTTCTGTTTCGCTTCCGTCGGGTCAACAACCAGATTCAGTTTGTTTTACCGAATTTAAGCTTTCGGGTGAGTCAAGATCCGGCGGTTGAACGTTCGGTGCAACAGTCTTTTAGTGATTCAGTCTTACAAGTTTTACCCGTTGCGGCAACTCACCCCACGCGCAACAGTATTTTAGTGGATTTTACCCGGTTGTTACTTTCTCAGGATGATGTGTCCGGGTTAGCCAATTCTTTGGGGGCGAACTATAGCATTGACTCGGACAAGTCCTATCTGAACAAAGTCCGGGCATTTCCTGAAAATATAGAACTCAATGTGGTCTATGGCTTTTCTTCGGGGAGTCGAGGTCCGCTGCCCATTCCTTCGATTCCTGATCCCCGTTCGTTCAATTTAGGGGTTCACTATAGTATCTCTCAATTGCCCCAAGATAATCGCTATGTTCCCCGCTTGGCGGATGATCGGGTGGGTTATTTTATTAATACTTATCAAGATGTAGGGGATACTCGCAGTCGGGATCCGGTGGTGCGGTATATTAGGCGCTGGCGACTGGAACCGCAAGATCCTCTGGCGCTGTCGTCTCGTCCGGTAAAACCGATTGTGTTCTGGCTGGAAAATACGATCCCGATGGAGTATAGGGAGGCGGTACGGGATGGGGTTTTGGCTTGGAATAAGGCTTTTGAGAGGGCGGGGTTTCAGGAGGCTATTGTGGTGAAACAAATGCCGGATGATGCGACGTGGGATCCGGCGGATGTGCGTTATAACACGGTGCGCTGGTCGAGTACGTCGAGTTCTGGGATTTTGGGGATTGGCCCGTCTCAGATGAATCCACTTACGGGGGAGATTTTGGCGGCGGATGTTGTGATTAATGGGAATGTGTTGCGCTATCTGCAAGATCAGTTTCAAAATCTCCCTGGGCTGCATCAGGGGTTAGAGGATTCTCTGTTTACGGAGGATTGGTGTCGTCAGGGGTTAGGGTTTCAACAGTATTGGGGACAAAGTACGGAGGGATGGTCTGAACAAGGGGAACCTCAGAAGGTTTCGCCGTTGGAACATTTGATGACGGATTATGACCTCTGTTATGGGTTTGGGGCGTTGGAACAGGCGAATATGGGGATGGTGGGGATGACGTTGTTGGGGGATGTGATTCCCCGACAGGCGGCGCGTGAGCAGTATATTAATCAGTTTTTGCGTTTTTTGGTGGCGCACGAAATTGGCCATGCTTTGGGTTTGCGGCACAATTTCCACGGCAGTACGTTGTTAAGGCCCGAGGAGTTGAATAATACGGAGGTGACTCATGATAAGGGGTTGGTGAGTTCGATGATGGATTATGTGGGGGTGAATTTGGCTCCCCCTGGGACTCCGCAGGGAGATTTTTTCCCGGTGGTGGTGGGGCCTTATGATGGGTGGGCAATTGAGTATGGCTATAAGTACAGTGGGGCGTTAGTTTCGGGGGCGGAACGGCAGTTTTTAGATGAGATTGCGAGTGAGTCTAGCCGTCCGGAGTTTGCCTATGCGACGGATGAGGATTTATTCGGGTTTCAGGATCCGAATGTGAATGCGTTTGATTTGAGTGGGGATGTGTTGAGGTTTGCCCAATGGCAATTGGAGAATTCCCGTCGGATGTGGCAACAGTTGGAACGGCGCTATCCGGTGGCGGGCGATCGCTATAGTGATATGCGGGCGAGGTTTAACCAGATTTTTAGTTACTATTCCCGCCAAGTGTCTTTTATCTCGAATTTTATTGGTGGACGTTCGTTTAATCGCGATCGCCCGGGTCGTCCCAATAGTCGCTTACCCTTTCAACAGGTGTCGTTACAGCAACAACGGGAGGCGCTGAATTTGTTGCAAAAGTATCTGTTTTCGACGGAGGGGTTTAGTTTTTCCCCGGGTTTATTGAATCAGTTGGCGCCTTCGAGGTGGCCGGGTGTGGGGCAGCCTGTTCCGTTGTTGAATCTGGACTATCCCATCCATGACAATATTTTGGCACTACAAGGACGGATTTTGCGATCGCTCCTGTCCCCCCAACGGCTGAGTCGTCTACGAGATCAGGAGTTGAAAAGCCCCCAAGAGGCTTTAAGCTTGCCGGAGTTATATGATACGCTTCAGGCGGGGATCTGGTCGGAAGTCTTGGATGCTCAACGGTCTGGGGTTAATATTTCAAGTCTACGCCGTTCTCTCCAACGGGAACACCTCCAGATTTTGGGGGCTATGGTGCTAGGACGCTCGCCAGTGCCGGAAGATGCCAGAACACTGGCTTGGTATGAGTTGAGGCAGCTTCAAGGGGCAATTAACCGGGTTCTGGGGCGTTTTGGGGGGCAGTTGGATGCTTATACTCGGGCTCATCTCTCGGAAACAGGCGATCGCATTACTGGGCTATTAAGCGCTACTTTTGAGCGGGTGAGTGTTGACCTATGA
- a CDS encoding succinylglutamate desuccinylase/aspartoacylase family protein, whose product MTKPPLPYPQAFQFHPKKRYRVDIPVAHLPTQTPISLPVTIIHGREPGAILWLSAAIHGDEINGVEIIRQVVQRIQPQQLRGTLIAVPVVNVFGFIEQNRYLPDRRDLNRCFPGSPNGSLTSRLAHLFMREIVTRSTHGIDLHTASDHRVNLPQIRANLEDPETYLCARAFGAPVMLHSTTRDGSLREAAGKRGIPILLYEAGEAMRFDLESIRIGVEGVIRVMTVLEMCSPIALTPPPQPLECRQSKWVRAARSGILRLAVKLGEVVEKKQVLGTISDAFGDKSVRVRATVGGVVIGFTQNPLVNQGDGILHLAIIGNGE is encoded by the coding sequence TTGACCAAGCCCCCCCTCCCCTACCCCCAGGCCTTTCAATTCCACCCGAAAAAACGCTATCGGGTAGATATTCCTGTGGCGCACCTCCCCACACAAACCCCCATCTCCCTCCCTGTCACCATCATTCATGGGCGGGAACCGGGCGCGATTTTGTGGTTAAGTGCTGCTATACATGGGGATGAGATCAACGGGGTGGAAATTATTCGTCAAGTGGTCCAACGCATCCAACCTCAACAGCTACGGGGAACTTTAATCGCCGTTCCCGTGGTCAATGTATTTGGCTTTATTGAACAAAACCGCTATCTGCCGGACCGACGGGATTTAAACCGATGTTTTCCCGGCTCCCCTAATGGCTCTCTCACCTCCCGTTTAGCTCATCTTTTTATGCGCGAAATTGTCACTCGTAGCACCCACGGCATTGATTTACATACAGCCTCAGATCATCGGGTGAATTTACCCCAAATTCGAGCCAATCTAGAAGATCCCGAAACCTACCTCTGCGCCCGAGCGTTTGGCGCTCCCGTGATGCTACATTCCACGACGCGGGATGGCTCTCTGCGTGAAGCGGCCGGAAAGCGGGGGATTCCCATTTTGCTCTATGAAGCGGGGGAAGCAATGCGGTTTGATCTTGAATCCATTCGTATTGGGGTAGAAGGCGTTATACGAGTGATGACGGTGTTGGAAATGTGTAGTCCTATTGCGTTGACTCCCCCTCCTCAGCCTTTAGAATGCCGTCAATCTAAATGGGTACGAGCCGCCCGTAGTGGGATTTTGCGCTTGGCGGTGAAGTTGGGGGAGGTTGTGGAAAAAAAACAGGTTTTAGGGACGATTTCCGATGCCTTTGGAGATAAAAGCGTGCGAGTCCGGGCAACGGTGGGAGGGGTGGTGATTGGTTTCACCCAAAACCCGTTAGTGAATCAAGGGGATGGGATTCTACATCTGGCCATTATAGGGAACGGGGAATAG
- a CDS encoding sensor histidine kinase: MSTLGLALRQCGGGVDSMEEVSQALVDCLALNLGVSQGQSSVCEWVQFWKTHLYGDLTSDLQTSLETEELGAEGGGVSTLTLRSNTPCLILLSSTQTPGNEGKRAIALHPDSPSAPPWFTLLEEAHLPRHLFLTSEIPESQALSPQHNPVFQLGQESLKAIVAAGCSGETLVGVQAIVGLWGVLPSGSCFVTLLGLRNALAPEMLELFRPLALNIKVAILPFDRGTVFQTTESEDLFDFKSLATGGRRQLITRLRSQVNTLTELLNISEQATLEQSDRLEQTIQILKNTLNQLQATQAQLIHTEKMSSLGQLVSGIAHEINNSVGFIYSNLPYVNQYLQDLLQLVNDYHTAFPTATPDIQDYIHEIDLDYLREDCPQVLASMRQGTERIHRIVQSLRNFSRLDEAEQKAVDIHQGLESTLVILHNRLEQHRIEIVRHYGELPWVECHPGQLNQVFMNLLNNAIDAIAQAKPSHPTLEITTQCTPHQKVLISIKDNGFGISPAVQNHIFDPFFTTKPIGQGTGMGLFISYQIIVEKHRGQLTFNSQPSQGTTFSILLPMPSKRVSNRE; this comes from the coding sequence ATGTCCACCTTGGGGCTTGCTCTGCGCCAGTGCGGGGGGGGAGTGGATAGCATGGAGGAAGTCAGCCAAGCCTTAGTAGATTGTCTGGCGTTGAATTTGGGGGTGTCTCAAGGTCAGTCTTCTGTGTGTGAATGGGTGCAGTTTTGGAAAACCCATCTCTATGGGGATTTAACCTCGGATTTACAAACCTCCTTAGAAACTGAAGAATTGGGGGCAGAGGGGGGCGGGGTTTCCACCTTAACTCTCCGCAGCAATACCCCTTGTTTGATCCTACTCTCTAGTACCCAAACTCCGGGCAATGAGGGAAAACGAGCGATCGCCCTTCATCCCGATTCTCCCTCGGCTCCCCCTTGGTTCACACTGTTAGAGGAGGCGCATTTACCCCGTCATCTCTTTTTAACCTCAGAAATCCCCGAATCTCAAGCCCTCTCCCCCCAACACAATCCCGTCTTTCAACTGGGGCAAGAGAGCTTAAAAGCGATTGTAGCGGCCGGATGTTCTGGGGAAACTCTAGTCGGTGTTCAGGCGATTGTAGGATTGTGGGGGGTTTTACCGTCGGGGAGTTGTTTTGTTACCCTCTTAGGACTGCGGAACGCCCTAGCCCCGGAAATGCTGGAATTATTCCGCCCCTTGGCTTTAAATATCAAAGTGGCGATTTTACCCTTTGATCGGGGTACCGTTTTCCAAACGACAGAATCTGAGGACTTGTTTGATTTCAAAAGCTTGGCCACTGGCGGCCGCCGACAATTAATTACCCGCTTGCGCTCTCAGGTTAACACCCTGACGGAACTTCTGAACATTTCCGAACAAGCGACTCTCGAACAAAGCGATCGCCTAGAACAAACCATTCAAATTCTGAAAAATACCCTCAATCAACTCCAAGCCACCCAAGCCCAACTGATTCACACGGAAAAAATGTCCTCTTTAGGGCAATTAGTCTCCGGCATTGCCCACGAAATTAACAACTCCGTCGGCTTTATTTACAGTAACTTGCCCTACGTTAACCAGTATTTACAAGACCTCTTGCAATTGGTCAACGACTACCACACCGCTTTCCCCACCGCCACCCCAGATATTCAGGACTACATTCACGAAATTGACCTAGACTATCTCAGGGAGGATTGTCCCCAAGTCCTTGCATCTATGCGACAGGGAACAGAACGCATCCATCGCATCGTGCAGAGTTTGCGCAACTTCTCCCGACTGGATGAAGCGGAACAGAAGGCGGTAGATATTCACCAAGGGTTAGAAAGTACCCTCGTGATTTTACACAACCGTCTCGAACAGCACAGGATTGAGATTGTCCGTCACTATGGGGAGTTGCCTTGGGTGGAATGTCATCCCGGACAACTGAATCAGGTGTTCATGAATTTGCTCAATAACGCCATTGATGCGATCGCCCAAGCTAAACCTAGCCATCCCACCCTTGAAATCACCACCCAATGCACCCCCCATCAAAAGGTTTTAATTTCCATCAAAGACAACGGTTTTGGCATCTCCCCGGCTGTACAAAATCACATTTTTGACCCCTTCTTTACCACCAAACCCATTGGACAAGGAACCGGGATGGGATTATTCATCAGCTATCAGATTATTGTGGAAAAACACCGAGGACAACTAACGTTTAACTCTCAACCCAGTCAAGGAACCACTTTCTCGATTCTCCTTCCCATGCCTAGTAAAAGAGTGAGTAATAGGGAATAG
- a CDS encoding peptidoglycan-binding domain-containing protein, with amino-acid sequence MQRHNFPSNPSSVRPVLGNDRFAPLIAQNTLEEALEPQYRREIAPHTILETYGGMIVLSLLMLLLMVFLLLKRQVRELRFGIVATLLTGIALPIILTVQITTDLLEGASQVVEESDGVEGETVQEVESSPLEEEEAAPEPEVDEVLEEDEETLEEETESGDSVTQTPTTTPSEGEVPTPRGAEARESSPDRGQGATRAESEPTGATRPPTASLGQRATPTRTPTPRGDSAPPPPPRTSRSVGGTAPSPAMGDELRRQGILLRRGDRTSQVELIQRALKILGFYHDEIDGYYGLRTEIAVKQFQIRNNLLPDGIVGFSTCKILQAQVPDLTIQCVEN; translated from the coding sequence ATGCAACGGCACAATTTCCCCTCTAATCCTTCCTCTGTTCGCCCAGTGTTGGGCAATGATCGTTTTGCCCCCCTGATAGCTCAAAACACCCTAGAAGAAGCCTTAGAACCCCAATACAGACGGGAAATTGCACCCCATACCATCCTCGAAACTTACGGCGGGATGATCGTCCTCTCGCTGTTGATGTTACTGTTGATGGTTTTCCTGCTGTTAAAGCGTCAAGTGCGAGAATTGCGCTTTGGCATTGTCGCCACGTTGTTAACTGGGATTGCTTTACCGATTATTTTGACGGTGCAAATTACCACGGATTTATTAGAAGGGGCTTCTCAGGTCGTTGAGGAGTCCGACGGGGTGGAGGGTGAAACGGTTCAAGAGGTGGAGTCTTCGCCCTTGGAGGAGGAGGAAGCAGCCCCTGAACCGGAAGTTGACGAGGTGTTAGAGGAGGATGAGGAGACTTTAGAGGAGGAGACAGAATCGGGGGATTCTGTGACCCAAACCCCCACCACGACGCCATCGGAGGGGGAGGTTCCTACTCCTAGGGGGGCGGAGGCGAGGGAATCGAGTCCTGATAGGGGTCAAGGGGCGACAAGGGCAGAATCTGAACCTACTGGGGCGACTAGACCCCCCACTGCTTCTTTGGGGCAAAGGGCGACTCCTACTAGAACTCCTACCCCAAGGGGGGATTCTGCACCCCCTCCGCCCCCTAGAACGTCCCGATCTGTGGGGGGAACTGCTCCGAGTCCTGCGATGGGGGATGAACTGAGACGACAGGGGATTTTATTGAGACGAGGCGATCGCACTTCTCAAGTGGAACTGATTCAACGAGCGTTAAAGATTCTGGGGTTTTATCACGACGAAATCGACGGTTATTATGGTCTGCGGACGGAAATTGCTGTCAAACAATTCCAAATTCGCAATAATTTATTACCCGATGGCATTGTGGGATTTAGTACCTGCAAAATTCTACAAGCCCAAGTCCCGGATCTCACAATTCAATGTGTCGAAAATTAG